In Vicinamibacteria bacterium, the genomic stretch GCACATTCAGGACGCCGACTCCGAATCCTGCCTTGGACCCGGGCCAGAAAGGCCGAGGACTTAGGAATATCGCCCGGGCGATAAGGAGTTCCTCCCGAAGATTCCGACCTCCCTGGCTTGCCAGAGAGGATGTAACTCACACATTCTAATGATATTGACTGGATTGCAGGGGCATGGCACCCCCCTTGCCTTTAGGGAGGGCAGGAGGGCACATGGGCGAGCAAGGTCAGGTCGGCGGCAAGCAGGCAGTGAGTCGCGGCAGCGTTCTCGTGGTGGACGATTCCCGATTGGTCCGAACCGTCGTGGGGCACCATCTAAAGGCCGCCGGATTCAGCGTCGATGAGGCCGACAACGGCCAGACCGCCATGCACATCCTCTCCAAGGGCAGCTACGACGTCATCATCACGGACCTGAAGATGCCCGAGCTGGATGGTTTCGGGGTGTTGGCGGCGGTGAAGCGCCTTGGCCTCTCCGTCGAGGTGATCATCCTGACCGGGGCCCATGCCCAGGACATGAGCAGCGCCGTGCGGGCCTTGCGGCTCGGCGCTCATGACTACCTCACCAAGCCTCCGGCCAGCGGCGACGAGGTGATACTCACGGTGGAGCGCGCGGTGGAGAAGAAGCGCCTGCGCGACGAGAACAAGAGGCTGCTGCACGAGCTCGAGTCCTTGAGCAGGACCGACGCCCTCACCGGCGTGCCCAACCGCCGCGCCTTCGACCAGGCCCTGATGCAGGAGACGGCGCGCGCCCGCCGCTACGGCAGCGCACTGGGCGTGGTCGTGCTCGACATCGACCACTTCAAGAAGGTCAACGACACCCACGGCCATCAGGGGGGGGACGAGGTCCTCCGCTCCTTCGCCCGAACGGTCGCCGGCGAGCTGCGGGAGGGGGACGTTCTCTTCCGCTACGGGGGCGAGGAGTTCGTCGCCCTCCTCCCCTACGCCGACCAGGCGGGAGCGGTGAAGGCCGCGGAGCGGCTCGTGAAGGCGGTGGGAGCATCGCCCATCCGCGTGGGATCGACCATGGTCAACGTCACCACCAGCGCCGGAGTTGCTGCTCTGGCCAGCTCCGACGCGGACGGACTGAGCCTGGTTGCCCGGGCCGACAACGCGCTCTACGAAGCCAAGCGGAACGGCCGGAATCAGGTGCAGGCCAGCGCCCCTCGTCTGACCCTCGTCGAGCGGGCGGCCAGCTAGAGACGGAAGGGGCCAGGGGCGGTCGGGACTTCACTACGGACAAGGAAAGGGCGGCTCGCCGCTAGACGGTTCTGAGTCCCCCCCGATTGCGCGCCCGCTCCCGCGGATCAGATCCTCCCACCGTCAGGGTGCCGACCGCATCAAGTGCGCCCGGAAGACCGCCCGACGCACGCGGGAGAGCAGTCTCCCTTTCTGCACCGGCTTGCTGATGTAGTCGTCGGCCCCCAGATCGAGGGCTTTGACCTCGGCGTCGAG encodes the following:
- a CDS encoding diguanylate cyclase, which codes for MGEQGQVGGKQAVSRGSVLVVDDSRLVRTVVGHHLKAAGFSVDEADNGQTAMHILSKGSYDVIITDLKMPELDGFGVLAAVKRLGLSVEVIILTGAHAQDMSSAVRALRLGAHDYLTKPPASGDEVILTVERAVEKKRLRDENKRLLHELESLSRTDALTGVPNRRAFDQALMQETARARRYGSALGVVVLDIDHFKKVNDTHGHQGGDEVLRSFARTVAGELREGDVLFRYGGEEFVALLPYADQAGAVKAAERLVKAVGASPIRVGSTMVNVTTSAGVAALASSDADGLSLVARADNALYEAKRNGRNQVQASAPRLTLVERAAS